One part of the Mariniflexile litorale genome encodes these proteins:
- a CDS encoding SDR family oxidoreductase, producing MTKTALITGAASGLGYELALLLANDDYNLILIDIDNTNLQVAKTEIEKLFSCSVSIVFKDLSKPNVAIEIMEEINNIPIDVLVNNAGFGLFGTFANTEWERELDMLHVHILTTTHLTKLVLEGMLKRGSGKILNMSSLAAFQPGPLMSIYYASKSYLLSFSEAIANELKGTGITVTALCPGPTKTSFQKVVSNNTSKNKISFNMACPSAVALYGYNAMQKGKIVAIPGAINKCLSTVHRFVSRKMVTQIVRNLQEKNREL from the coding sequence ATGACAAAAACTGCATTAATAACTGGAGCTGCTTCAGGATTAGGGTATGAGTTAGCATTGCTATTAGCCAACGATGACTATAATTTAATTTTAATAGATATTGATAATACTAACTTACAAGTTGCAAAAACTGAAATTGAAAAATTGTTTTCATGTAGTGTGTCCATTGTATTCAAAGATTTAAGTAAGCCTAACGTAGCCATAGAAATAATGGAAGAAATTAACAATATTCCCATAGATGTTTTGGTTAACAATGCCGGTTTTGGCTTATTTGGAACTTTTGCCAATACCGAATGGGAACGAGAGCTTGATATGTTGCATGTACATATATTAACTACAACACATTTAACCAAGTTGGTATTAGAGGGGATGTTAAAACGTGGTTCGGGAAAAATTCTTAATATGTCTTCGTTGGCGGCTTTTCAACCAGGACCACTTATGTCTATTTACTATGCTTCCAAGTCGTATTTATTGTCATTTTCTGAAGCTATTGCAAACGAGTTAAAAGGTACTGGTATTACTGTTACAGCGTTATGTCCTGGACCAACTAAAACGTCGTTTCAAAAAGTGGTTTCAAATAACACTTCAAAAAATAAGATTAGTTTTAATATGGCATGTCCGTCGGCTGTGGCTCTTTACGGCTATAACGCCATGCAAAAAGGCAAAATAGTGGCTATACCAGGTGCTATAAATAAATGTCTATCAACCGTTCATCGTTTTGTTTCTAGAAAAATGGTAACACAAATTGTTAGAAACTTACAAGAGAAGAATAGAGAGTTGTAA
- a CDS encoding DUF2809 domain-containing protein, which translates to MKLQFNKTYIVLTILLFITEVLIAIFVKTGFIRHTFGDYLVVILMYCFFKSFIKGNPFYIALSVLIFSFAVELSQLANVLKLLNLENSYIAKLILGSTFQFSDLVAYTLGIVTVIIVELKLIKSCIL; encoded by the coding sequence ATGAAACTACAATTCAACAAAACCTACATCGTCTTAACCATCTTACTTTTTATAACAGAAGTCTTAATTGCTATATTCGTAAAAACGGGTTTTATTAGGCATACGTTTGGCGATTATTTGGTAGTTATTTTAATGTATTGCTTTTTTAAAAGCTTTATTAAAGGCAATCCCTTTTATATAGCACTGAGCGTTTTAATCTTTTCTTTTGCTGTAGAATTATCACAACTGGCTAATGTTCTAAAACTGCTAAACTTAGAAAATAGTTATATAGCCAAACTTATATTGGGTAGTACTTTTCAGTTTTCAGATCTAGTGGCTTACACTTTAGGAATCGTTACTGTTATAATTGTAGAACTAAAGCTTATAAAATCGTGTATACTATAA
- a CDS encoding LamG-like jellyroll fold domain-containing protein encodes MKKSLLFILLFFSLCMSFELKAQTIIPGDSLVFGPMFSPVYENKVRVWVLTKSNTGSRDALSLSMTGSQAQATELSGTVFNSDDRIGYYLRSYEFDNLSVGETYTASLQVNGIASARISSITNDQNVIDDFRFLAGGCGRIYDTSRCIDIPESKTHINGNPDLFNHMAAEDADLMVWLGDATYLLGLQHANGECPDAIDDWANKDMAFDRYMFYRKFHDQLTMAMPQLSITDNHDTGPNEFDKTMATLPEMRDIFKDWWPNPEYLNTIEGDGLHSSYVYKDVEFFLTDNRSYRDGTADHFGDEQLEWLKKGLLNSKATFKIIINGTPTFREVGGRNFSVSNQADEFLEFIQTNNINGVVSYCADIHDQRFMVREGDTKYPMYDIMSGNINSDIGGNGEAGNYNVNYSASNDILTGVKHGYVRTNVYGEEGDRRIKFEYVGFDGATFFEEVVHQNMLTSQNSDAYKLSLDFTNSVVDNSEYSHVLEASNYSFGVDKDDNANSALVFSENTKLSIPASTALNFYDKAYSLSFWVNPSNISSKGATIVSDATLTSGVSFGISNKGNLNYKDHAMGVTHESNYSVLENSWSYITWKYDNVRKKLTLYYNGFLIQTWNNVSSSTASHADLRIGNNVEGKQFLGSIDDLKLYARLISDNDILENADIVSNRGDMLTLSGTQKTVIPSDISNALFANNFTVQFWAKLNADPASNASIFSTHGRVGGNSTGLSFEFSATNKLNFVFGNNSSGWDKIDNQGDTWTVGEWNHITISAEVGGKIKYYLNGTFVTEMAYNGYYPNTFGLGLGYSPNYGSAIQGNIDEMRIWSKVLTTEEIARSLHYPLVGDETNLELYYDFTPATATTIISTGTINHEMDITSAALSSATAPVGNIPAMYQDFVSGKWSKNNSSTNHGLSFTGDTNLFTSNIIVGKIDNTDISEVPNRPEVQYLHGGWKVDPLNAPFATIKFNLEATLGEVASTVSATARHYYLLKQNDGETDFTMVDEGTFDGTSISFYNINIEESIYYLAWEEGEFVPGRGGALALVDGHDVKIHYTSPEIVLGGAHTLELWLNLPADPSDKTILSNHGRISGNSTGFTLELEANNTLSAVYGNNGSGWTKVTSATAIQIGEWNHIAVSTTPGGQVQLYINGQLEGSTAFSTYVSNNTWDFALGRSLSYGGQVLFVADEFRMWSEARTQEEIVANMHSVLDITDENLQFYYAFDQDDNGLLENSGTNVNEVTYSSASIIAATSPVAESIVDFKDIISASWSYTIENASGMYVGTTISSYIENIVFGRDSNNTILDLPNAEKEDTHYIAGGWNVNTMNITTTDISIDLSAVFENVEMIAATVGEYILIKGDPQVAYEVVASTLTVTDNVVTFSDVEIGNGIYFIAYQVDTAAAILAQGGALNLQGGHQVLIPTSTIEPILAGDFTIELWTKLTEDPKENVPLLSNHGRINGNSTGFSLELPSNNSVNAVFGTNGSGWNKAESGTPLNIGEWNHIAVTVSLLNKELKLYVNGELKATNVFDAYAPNSTWDFALGRTINYNGESNSIMDELRIWTKAKTQEEIIANMHQTLLDTDVDLAFNYTFNQDDSGYLVNSGNTVVEIAYANADIIPATSPVRVVEAPFNNQVVGSWSLKNDDSNGMYLADAITDHNSNVVFSKEIGGEILPTVESAETNILYLNSRWKIDALFIASGSVKVDVSKVFEKLNQVELIANEYYLLSGDPSTAVEIVASGLKENNIITFNEVVFGKEQPLYLAWKNINEYPTGNFPIVSGGLWKYNDLGQDLGTTWIASTFDDSSWLFGNAILGYGDGIESTTLDFGTDNSAKHPTYYFRHIFNVEDINIIGNLLFNVMYDDGVIVYVNGIEAFRLNMPEGEVTYDMFAAGEISGDAENAWTTIKTANLLQNGENVIAVELHQNNGTSSDVRFDMEVNYELPAIIPTNYPLHKDEQWYVLDEGTDLGKDWLALDYNVFPWNRGFAPFGYGDPVNTEVSYGPDASNKYITTYYIKDIDVSLNELTDLVELGLRRDDGAIIYINGVEVLRNNMPAGTVNYRTPASSAIDGINENIYYTSTVAKNMFVEGTNRIAVEIHQSNASSSDTRFDLYIQNTQDLAIVCDNEHISCLTSIKPTSQTSNLILSPEHHFQVVMKESDPYSLGGGNMPGTNDFTAYVAIEGSSEKGYLSVNHENTPGGVSILDVNLNTSTQLWEVDESQVIDFYGTDLVTTTRNCSGGITPWGTVVTAEESTNSGDVNGDGYQDVGWLVEIDPVTASVLDYNNDGQKDKLWAMGRMNHENVVITNDGTTAYYGEDGGTHCVYKYVMDTPGNLTEGTVYVLHMDIALSGNDPSSSTGTWIEVPNDTKADRNNLSTIAGNLGGTAFNGVEDVEINPITGQIYFAAKGLSRVYRFTDNGDTLSDFETFVGGMNYDITSENGTQSEAWADGNDNLTFDDKGNLWVLQDGGKNYIWVVRPDHTQSNPNVALFASMPSGSEPTGLTFTPDYKYGFFSVQHPSGSNTSQIDASGKEITFNASATIVFALDNNIGDGKPLGIIDQELIKQVRLYPNPTEGNVILQFIGSLVDKDVSIEVYDILGRNLINYNNLKIDGSQSLSLDLGELNGNNQILLLTVKVNNVQQQFKVLMK; translated from the coding sequence ATGAAAAAAAGTTTACTATTTATTTTACTGTTTTTTTCTCTTTGTATGAGTTTTGAGCTTAAAGCTCAAACCATCATTCCAGGAGATTCTTTGGTATTTGGTCCTATGTTTAGTCCTGTTTATGAAAACAAGGTTAGAGTGTGGGTACTTACTAAAAGTAACACAGGATCAAGAGATGCTCTTTCCTTATCCATGACGGGTTCTCAAGCTCAAGCAACAGAGCTGAGCGGCACAGTTTTTAATTCTGACGACAGAATAGGGTATTACCTAAGGTCTTATGAATTTGATAATTTATCAGTAGGTGAAACTTATACTGCCAGTTTGCAAGTTAACGGCATTGCTTCTGCAAGAATCTCATCCATTACTAACGATCAAAATGTGATCGATGATTTTAGATTTTTAGCAGGTGGATGCGGAAGAATTTACGATACATCTCGTTGTATAGATATACCAGAATCTAAAACACATATTAATGGTAACCCAGATCTATTTAATCATATGGCTGCAGAAGATGCAGATCTTATGGTTTGGTTAGGTGATGCCACTTACCTTTTGGGATTACAGCATGCTAATGGAGAGTGCCCCGATGCAATAGATGACTGGGCTAATAAAGATATGGCATTTGATCGTTATATGTTTTACAGAAAGTTTCATGATCAATTAACCATGGCTATGCCACAGTTATCTATTACAGACAACCATGATACAGGACCTAATGAGTTTGATAAAACGATGGCTACATTGCCAGAAATGCGAGATATATTTAAAGACTGGTGGCCAAATCCTGAATATTTAAATACTATAGAAGGTGACGGTTTACATTCTTCTTATGTTTATAAGGATGTAGAGTTTTTCTTAACAGATAATAGAAGTTATAGAGATGGTACTGCAGACCATTTTGGAGATGAGCAATTAGAGTGGTTAAAAAAAGGACTGCTTAATTCAAAAGCAACTTTTAAAATTATTATTAACGGTACGCCAACTTTTAGAGAAGTTGGCGGAAGAAACTTTAGTGTGAGTAATCAAGCCGATGAATTTTTAGAATTTATTCAGACCAATAATATTAACGGCGTCGTTTCTTATTGTGCTGATATACATGACCAACGTTTTATGGTACGTGAAGGCGACACAAAATATCCAATGTACGATATTATGTCTGGTAATATTAATTCTGATATTGGAGGTAATGGAGAAGCGGGGAATTATAATGTAAATTATAGTGCATCTAACGATATTCTTACCGGTGTGAAGCACGGGTATGTGCGAACAAATGTATATGGAGAAGAAGGCGATAGAAGAATAAAATTTGAATATGTTGGGTTTGATGGTGCGACGTTCTTTGAAGAAGTGGTACATCAAAATATGTTAACAAGTCAAAATTCTGATGCCTATAAATTATCTTTAGATTTTACAAATTCAGTGGTTGATAATTCAGAATATAGTCATGTGCTGGAAGCCTCTAACTATAGCTTTGGAGTAGACAAAGACGATAATGCAAATAGTGCATTAGTGTTTTCTGAAAATACAAAGCTTTCTATCCCTGCTTCCACAGCATTGAATTTTTATGATAAAGCTTATAGTTTGAGTTTTTGGGTTAATCCAAGTAACATATCGTCTAAAGGTGCAACTATAGTTTCAGATGCCACCCTAACTTCAGGGGTTTCTTTTGGAATATCTAATAAAGGAAATTTAAATTATAAAGATCACGCTATGGGAGTTACACATGAAAGCAACTATAGTGTTTTAGAAAATAGCTGGTCATACATCACCTGGAAATATGACAACGTAAGAAAAAAATTAACCTTGTACTATAATGGGTTCTTAATTCAAACATGGAATAATGTATCCTCTTCTACAGCATCTCATGCAGATTTAAGAATTGGAAACAACGTGGAAGGCAAACAATTTTTAGGAAGCATCGATGATTTAAAATTATATGCGAGATTAATTTCGGATAACGATATTTTAGAAAATGCCGATATCGTCTCTAATCGTGGAGACATGTTAACCTTATCAGGTACACAGAAAACAGTTATACCTTCGGATATTTCTAACGCTTTATTTGCAAATAATTTTACAGTACAATTTTGGGCAAAATTAAATGCAGACCCAGCAAGTAACGCCTCTATTTTTTCTACACATGGTAGAGTTGGCGGAAATTCCACAGGACTTTCTTTTGAGTTTTCAGCGACTAATAAATTAAACTTTGTTTTTGGAAATAATAGTTCTGGATGGGATAAAATAGACAATCAAGGAGATACTTGGACAGTTGGCGAGTGGAATCATATTACGATTTCTGCAGAAGTAGGCGGTAAAATCAAATATTACCTTAATGGTACTTTTGTAACCGAAATGGCATATAATGGGTATTATCCTAATACTTTCGGTTTAGGACTTGGATACAGTCCTAATTATGGAAGTGCCATCCAAGGAAACATTGATGAAATGCGCATTTGGAGTAAAGTTTTAACTACTGAAGAAATAGCACGGTCTTTACATTATCCATTAGTTGGTGATGAGACAAATTTAGAGTTGTATTATGATTTTACACCTGCAACAGCAACAACTATTATCAGTACCGGTACTATAAATCATGAAATGGATATTACTTCTGCTGCATTATCATCTGCAACAGCCCCTGTAGGAAACATTCCAGCAATGTATCAAGATTTCGTCTCAGGTAAATGGAGTAAAAATAATAGTAGTACTAATCATGGTTTAAGTTTTACTGGTGATACTAATTTATTTACAAGTAATATCATTGTAGGAAAAATAGATAATACAGATATTTCTGAAGTCCCAAATAGGCCTGAGGTGCAGTATTTACATGGAGGGTGGAAAGTAGACCCGCTAAATGCGCCATTTGCAACCATCAAGTTTAATTTAGAAGCAACACTAGGCGAAGTAGCAAGTACTGTTTCGGCAACAGCAAGGCATTATTATTTATTGAAACAAAACGACGGTGAAACAGACTTTACTATGGTAGATGAAGGTACTTTTGATGGTACTAGCATTAGTTTTTATAATATAAATATCGAAGAGTCAATATATTATTTGGCATGGGAAGAAGGTGAATTTGTTCCAGGCAGGGGAGGCGCTTTAGCCTTAGTTGATGGACATGATGTTAAAATTCACTACACCTCACCTGAAATTGTTTTGGGCGGAGCGCATACTTTGGAGTTATGGTTAAATTTACCAGCAGATCCAAGTGATAAAACGATACTTTCTAACCATGGAAGAATTAGTGGTAATTCTACAGGGTTTACTTTAGAGTTGGAAGCGAATAATACCTTAAGTGCTGTTTATGGAAATAATGGTTCTGGTTGGACGAAAGTAACTTCTGCAACAGCTATTCAAATTGGAGAATGGAATCATATTGCTGTGAGTACTACACCAGGAGGTCAAGTTCAACTTTATATTAACGGTCAGCTAGAAGGAAGTACGGCATTCTCAACCTATGTATCAAATAATACTTGGGATTTTGCATTGGGCCGAAGTTTAAGTTATGGTGGTCAAGTTCTTTTTGTAGCAGATGAATTTCGTATGTGGTCAGAAGCGAGAACACAAGAAGAAATTGTAGCAAATATGCATAGCGTATTAGATATAACAGACGAAAACCTTCAGTTTTATTATGCATTTGATCAAGATGATAATGGACTGTTAGAAAATAGCGGAACAAATGTAAATGAGGTTACGTATTCTAGTGCTTCTATTATAGCCGCTACGAGTCCTGTTGCAGAATCTATTGTCGATTTTAAAGATATTATATCTGCAAGTTGGAGTTATACTATCGAAAACGCTAGTGGTATGTATGTAGGAACAACAATTAGTAGCTATATTGAAAACATTGTTTTTGGTAGAGATAGTAATAATACAATATTAGACTTACCAAATGCTGAAAAAGAAGATACGCATTACATAGCGGGTGGATGGAATGTTAATACGATGAATATTACCACTACTGATATTTCAATTGACTTGTCTGCTGTTTTTGAAAATGTAGAGATGATTGCGGCCACTGTTGGTGAATATATTTTAATTAAAGGAGATCCGCAGGTCGCATACGAAGTTGTAGCTTCTACTTTAACAGTTACAGATAATGTTGTAACATTTAGTGATGTTGAGATTGGTAATGGCATTTATTTTATTGCTTACCAAGTGGATACTGCAGCGGCTATTCTTGCTCAAGGAGGTGCTTTAAATCTCCAAGGAGGACACCAAGTTCTAATTCCTACAAGTACTATTGAACCTATATTAGCAGGAGATTTTACTATTGAACTTTGGACTAAATTAACAGAAGATCCAAAGGAAAATGTTCCTTTATTATCTAATCATGGAAGAATTAATGGTAATTCTACAGGTTTTTCATTAGAACTACCTAGTAATAATTCTGTTAACGCTGTGTTTGGTACTAATGGTTCTGGTTGGAATAAAGCGGAATCAGGAACCCCCTTAAATATTGGAGAATGGAATCATATTGCGGTTACAGTGTCTCTTCTTAATAAGGAATTAAAACTTTATGTAAATGGGGAATTAAAAGCAACCAATGTTTTTGATGCCTATGCTCCAAATAGCACGTGGGATTTTGCCTTAGGTAGAACCATTAATTATAATGGCGAATCAAATTCTATTATGGATGAATTAAGAATTTGGACTAAAGCTAAAACTCAAGAAGAGATTATAGCAAATATGCACCAAACACTTCTTGATACAGATGTAGACTTAGCATTCAACTATACCTTTAACCAAGATGATAGTGGGTATCTTGTTAATTCTGGGAATACTGTAGTGGAAATAGCGTACGCAAATGCAGATATTATTCCTGCTACAAGTCCTGTAAGAGTAGTAGAAGCACCATTTAACAATCAAGTAGTAGGAAGTTGGAGTCTTAAGAATGATGATTCTAATGGGATGTATTTAGCAGATGCTATTACAGATCACAATAGTAATGTTGTTTTTTCTAAAGAAATAGGAGGTGAAATATTACCAACAGTTGAATCTGCTGAAACTAATATTTTATACCTAAATAGTCGATGGAAAATAGATGCGTTGTTTATAGCGTCAGGTTCTGTTAAAGTAGATGTTTCAAAAGTTTTTGAAAAATTAAACCAAGTAGAACTTATTGCTAATGAGTATTATTTATTATCCGGAGATCCTTCAACTGCTGTTGAGATAGTAGCATCAGGATTAAAGGAAAATAATATCATTACCTTTAATGAAGTCGTATTTGGTAAAGAGCAACCCTTATATTTAGCTTGGAAAAATATTAATGAATATCCTACAGGAAACTTTCCTATTGTATCGGGTGGATTATGGAAATATAATGACTTAGGACAAGATCTAGGAACAACTTGGATAGCATCAACATTTGATGATAGTTCTTGGTTATTCGGAAACGCCATTCTAGGCTATGGAGATGGTATAGAAAGTACAACCTTGGACTTTGGTACAGATAATTCAGCAAAACACCCAACCTACTATTTTCGTCACATTTTTAATGTAGAAGATATAAATATTATTGGCAATCTTCTTTTCAATGTGATGTATGATGATGGGGTTATTGTATATGTAAACGGTATCGAAGCTTTCAGATTAAATATGCCTGAAGGAGAAGTTACTTACGATATGTTCGCTGCAGGAGAAATAAGTGGAGATGCTGAAAATGCTTGGACAACCATAAAAACAGCGAACTTACTTCAAAATGGAGAAAATGTTATAGCGGTTGAATTGCATCAAAACAACGGAACAAGTTCTGATGTTCGTTTTGATATGGAAGTAAATTATGAGTTACCAGCTATTATACCCACTAATTACCCTCTACATAAAGATGAACAATGGTACGTTTTAGATGAAGGCACAGATTTGGGCAAAGATTGGTTAGCTTTAGATTATAATGTTTTTCCTTGGAACAGAGGTTTTGCACCATTCGGCTATGGAGATCCTGTGAACACAGAAGTGTCTTATGGTCCTGATGCAAGTAATAAATACATTACCACGTATTACATAAAAGATATTGATGTGTCTTTAAATGAATTAACGGATTTGGTAGAATTAGGATTGCGTAGAGATGACGGGGCTATTATTTATATTAATGGTGTTGAAGTATTACGTAACAATATGCCAGCAGGAACTGTCAATTATCGAACTCCAGCAAGTAGTGCCATAGATGGTATTAACGAAAATATTTACTATACGTCTACTGTTGCTAAGAATATGTTTGTAGAGGGTACTAACCGTATTGCTGTAGAAATTCATCAATCCAATGCGTCAAGTTCAGATACACGTTTCGATTTGTATATACAGAATACACAAGATTTAGCGATAGTATGTGATAACGAGCACATAAGTTGTTTAACTTCCATAAAACCGACTTCTCAAACAAGCAACTTAATTTTATCTCCTGAACATCATTTTCAGGTTGTTATGAAAGAAAGCGATCCATATTCATTAGGTGGAGGAAATATGCCAGGTACAAATGACTTTACGGCTTATGTCGCTATTGAAGGCAGTAGTGAAAAAGGTTATTTATCTGTAAATCATGAGAATACTCCAGGTGGTGTATCTATCTTAGATGTTAATCTAAATACAAGCACGCAACTTTGGGAAGTTGATGAAAGTCAGGTTATAGATTTTTACGGAACAGATTTAGTAACAACAACACGTAACTGTTCTGGAGGTATCACACCTTGGGGAACCGTAGTTACGGCAGAAGAAAGTACAAATTCTGGAGACGTTAATGGAGATGGCTATCAAGATGTAGGTTGGTTAGTTGAAATTGATCCAGTAACAGCATCTGTTTTAGATTATAATAACGATGGACAAAAAGATAAATTATGGGCTATGGGTAGAATGAATCATGAAAATGTGGTTATTACCAATGACGGAACAACGGCCTATTACGGAGAAGATGGTGGTACGCATTGTGTGTATAAATATGTAATGGATACGCCTGGCAATCTTACAGAAGGTACTGTATATGTTTTACATATGGATATTGCCTTATCTGGTAACGACCCAAGTTCTTCAACTGGAACTTGGATTGAAGTTCCAAATGATACTAAGGCTGATAGAAATAACTTAAGCACTATTGCAGGAAACCTTGGAGGTACTGCTTTTAACGGTGTAGAAGATGTTGAAATTAACCCAATAACGGGTCAAATTTATTTTGCTGCTAAGGGTTTAAGTCGTGTGTATAGATTTACCGATAATGGAGATACGTTAAGCGATTTTGAAACCTTTGTAGGTGGAATGAATTATGATATTACTTCAGAAAATGGAACACAGTCAGAAGCTTGGGCAGACGGAAATGATAATTTAACTTTTGATGATAAAGGAAATCTTTGGGTACTTCAAGATGGGGGTAAAAATTACATATGGGTCGTGCGTCCAGATCATACGCAAAGTAATCCAAATGTAGCATTATTTGCTTCTATGCCTTCAGGCTCAGAGCCTACTGGTTTAACCTTTACTCCCGATTATAAATATGGTTTCTTTTCTGTACAACATCCTAGCGGAAGTAATACTTCACAAATAGATGCAAGTGGAAAAGAGATTACATTTAACGCCTCTGCAACTATAGTATTTGCGTTAGATAATAATATAGGAGATGGTAAACCATTGGGTATTATTGATCAAGAACTTATTAAACAAGTAAGGTTATATCCGAACCCTACAGAAGGAAACGTAATATTACAATTTATTGGTTCTTTAGTTGATAAGGATGTTTCAATAGAAGTCTATGATATTTTAGGCAGAAACTTAATCAACTACAATAATCTTAAAATAGATGGAAGCCAAAGCTTATCATTAGATTTAGGGGAATTAAATGGGAATAATCAAATACTTTTATTAACTGTTAAAGTGAATAATGTGCAACAACAGTTTAAAGTACTAATGAAGTAG
- a CDS encoding DUF1361 domain-containing protein: MIRIKLSHSFFYLFLIWNLFLAIIPFVITSYLATQINIKKLKLVLWFSVWLLFSPNAPYIITDLMHLRLNSDSYLWLDILVVTSFACNGLLLFYLSLIDMKKILIPYVKKTVFSYILMTLLFLSSFGVYLGRFLRYNSWEVLSNPKYLILDILNIVVQPVLYKEAWLFTFIFGMFLNIGFWIFQELYDKRVGIV; encoded by the coding sequence ATGATTAGAATAAAACTAAGTCACTCATTCTTTTACTTATTTTTAATATGGAATCTATTTTTAGCCATTATTCCATTTGTTATTACAAGTTATTTAGCGACTCAAATAAACATTAAAAAATTGAAGCTCGTACTCTGGTTTAGTGTCTGGCTATTATTTTCACCAAATGCACCATACATTATTACAGATTTAATGCATTTAAGGTTAAACTCCGATTCCTATTTGTGGTTAGACATCTTAGTGGTCACATCGTTTGCTTGCAATGGCTTACTGTTATTTTACTTATCTTTAATAGACATGAAAAAGATATTGATACCGTATGTAAAAAAAACAGTTTTCAGTTATATACTAATGACGCTTCTATTTCTATCGAGTTTCGGAGTCTATTTAGGTAGATTTTTACGATATAATTCATGGGAAGTACTAAGCAATCCTAAATACTTAATTTTAGATATTTTAAATATAGTCGTACAACCAGTTCTATATAAAGAAGCTTGGTTATTTACTTTTATTTTTGGAATGTTCTTGAATATTGGGTTTTGGATATTCCAAGAACTTTATGATAAACGGGTTGGTATAGTTTAA
- a CDS encoding DUF1801 domain-containing protein: MSENLEIISNPKVASVFNKYPTHVKKYMLHLRELVLETASKIDGLEKLEETLKWGEPSYITKHGSTVRMDWKEKKPDEYALYFQCTSRLVSTYKIIYKNEFQFEGNRAIVFKLKNKIPETELKHCLLLALTYHQRKHLPLLGA; encoded by the coding sequence ATGAGTGAAAATCTAGAGATCATTAGCAATCCAAAAGTTGCAAGCGTTTTTAATAAGTATCCAACACATGTAAAAAAGTACATGCTGCATCTTCGCGAATTGGTTTTAGAAACAGCCTCTAAAATAGACGGACTTGAAAAACTAGAAGAAACATTAAAATGGGGCGAACCTAGTTATATTACTAAGCACGGAAGCACCGTGAGAATGGATTGGAAAGAAAAAAAACCAGACGAATATGCTTTATATTTTCAGTGTACATCTCGATTAGTATCAACTTATAAAATTATTTACAAAAATGAATTTCAATTTGAGGGCAATAGAGCCATCGTTTTTAAATTAAAAAATAAAATTCCAGAAACAGAATTGAAACATTGCTTATTACTAGCTTTAACATATCACCAAAGAAAGCATTTGCCTTTATTAGGCGCTTGA